Genomic DNA from Niallia circulans:
CACAAATGTACGGCAATGAAAATAATCAACCGTATTATCAGCAGCAACAAGCTTATTCTGGTTATGAGCAAAATCAAAATTATTTCCACCCGCAAAACGCCTATAAGCCGAATCATCAGAATGTGTTTCAGAATCCGCTGCAACAGCAAGAAGAGGTATATCAACCCTTGATGCAAAATCAAAATATGCAGCAGCAATACATGAATCCTTATCCGAAGCAATCATTTATTCCGAAAAAACAAGGCAACATGAAAGGGTTAATGAATTCATTTAAAACACAGGATGGCACTTTTGACTTCAATAAAATGATTGATACTGCAGGAATGATGATGAATGCGATGAATCAGGTTACAGGTGTGGTCAAGGGGGTAGGAGGAATATTCAAAGTATAGCAGGCAGGTTAGAATATAAAAAACTTGCTGCCAAAAGCAGCAAGTTTTTTGCCTTTTCTTTTTTCTTACCAGCGATGGGCTTTTGCATTGCTTCGCAAAATAAGATTATTCCTAGAAATTTCCGTATGTCCATTTACTTGAGACTTGGAACGTTTAGGTCTAGTCCAATTGTGATGAAAAAGCTCAGAATGAGAATCCAAATTATCTTTGTAGCTCATCAAATCACCTCTTAGCAAGATTTAAAGAAAAAGGAATGTCCAAAAAGGAGTGAACCTTTGTGGAACATCCTTTAGTATGTGTCAATTATCATTTATTTACTCTTAGACTGGATTTTTATATTACGAATGGATGCTGATTTTTTTGCCTTTTTGTTTTATGACAGTAATTGTCAACAGTCCATTTTGATAAACCGCTTTTACTTTGTTTTCGTCGACAGGATAGGGGAGAGCTATTGTTCTTGCGCTTTGCTTGTATGTTTGGCTTTTATGAATGATTTGCTGCTTATTGTTTTCCTCTTGAACAAGCTCTAAATGGGTGACACTAATGGTGATGCGGTAATCAATGATATCAATGTGAATTTGTTCCTTGTTTACACCTGGCAGCTCTGCTGTGATGACATGTTCGTTCTCTGTTTCCTTAACAGAAACAGGAAAGGACATATTTGGAAAAGGGCTGCTGAAAAAATCATCCATTGATTGCAGGAAGTTCTTCACAGGTTTTTCTTGGAGAAATTGGTTCATAGATTTTTTGAAAAATCCAAAGCTGTCCTGACTGGTAGAATCGTTTTTTCTAGGGTCTGTTGGAAATAGTGACATGCTTGTGATATCCTCCTTTTTGTTTAAGCATTTGTAATTTAGTTTATGCACGTATGAAAAGTGGGTGCTTATCCGATAAAATTGGTTAAAATAAACTTGAGAATTACCTATATGAAAATAATCAAGAAATAGCTAAAATAAAATTAAAAACGAAGCATATAAGGAGCTAATAGTTATGGAAATAGTAACGATAGACAATCGGGAGCTGGCATATGTGGAACAAGGAAAAAGCCAGGCAAACACAGTTGTCCTAATTCACGGATTTTGTGGAAGTTCTGATTACTGGAAAAAAATAATCGAACCATTGTCTAATACATATCACATAATTGCGATTGATTTGCGTGGCCATGGTCGTTCAACCTTTGATGGAGCAGCATTTGAAATGGAGGATTTAGCGAAGGATGTAAAAGCCCTCTTAGACAGGCTTGGATTACATTCTGTGTATCTTTTTGGCCACTCGCTTGGCGGATATGTCACATTGGCATTTGCAGAGCTGTTTCCTGAAAGCCTGAAAAAATATGGGCTTATTCACTCGACAGCTTATCCAGACAGCGATGAAGGGAAAGCAGGCAGGCTAAAAGCAATTGAAAAGATTCAAGATTTAGGAATACAAGCATTTATCGATGGGCTTATTCCTAATTTGTTTGCTGATAAATATTTGGTTGAAAATCCCACAGATGTTGAAGACATAAAGGAAATCGGATATAACACAGATCCCCTTGCTGCAATGGAAACATTGGCAGCAATGAGAAAGCGCCCAGATCGGAATGCAATAATCGATATTCAAGAGATCCCTTTTCTGCTTGTGCAAGGACAAAATGATAAGGTTGTTCCTAAAGACAGGGCAGTAAACTCCTCAGCACCATTTGTAATGGTGAAAGACCTTGATGCAGGACATATGGGCATGATTGAAAACCCAGACGGCCTGCTTTCTATCCTGACAGAATTTATTGGGAGCTAAAAAAGTCTAAGGTAATTGCTGGAAGGTTTTATAATCATTTTAAAGGCAAAAAACGTTAAAGTGCTTGCATGCCAACGCAATTTTAGAAGTGAAACAGATGAGAAAAGGGCTTGTTGAAGACAGGTCCTTTTTCTTTTTATTTATATGCTGGAAAACCAAACGTTTATTCGGTATATTATGTACAAGAGGTGAATGGATAAGCATGATAAGAAAAAAATCACTTTCTGAACTTATTGAAGAATTAAGGAAAAATGAAAATATCATCAACTGGCATGAGTTAGAGCCGCAGGAAGCCAAAACCCGGCCAATGCCAGAAAGTGTCGACAATAGAATTAAGCTTGCCTTGCAAAAACGGGGAATCGGCGAATTATACAGCCACCAATATTCAGCGTACGAAACATTGCAAAAGGGTGAAAATATCGTTGCAGTAACCCCAACTGCTTCAGGCAAAACATTATGCTATAACTTGCCTGTTCTTCAGTCCATTGCTGAAAATGATGCAAATCGCGCCCTTTATATATTTCCAACAAAGGCGCTCGCGCAAGACCAAAAAAGTGAGTTGAATGAAATCATCAATGAGATGGGCATTGACATTAAAAGCTACACGTATGATGGAGATACGTCACCGACAATCCGTCAAGTTGTCAGGAAAGCCGGGCATATTGTCATTACAAATCCTGATATGCTTCATTCAGCCATATTGCCACATCACACTAAGTGGGTCAGCTTATTTGAAAATT
This window encodes:
- a CDS encoding Hsp20/alpha crystallin family protein — encoded protein: MSLFPTDPRKNDSTSQDSFGFFKKSMNQFLQEKPVKNFLQSMDDFFSSPFPNMSFPVSVKETENEHVITAELPGVNKEQIHIDIIDYRITISVTHLELVQEENNKQQIIHKSQTYKQSARTIALPYPVDENKVKAVYQNGLLTITVIKQKGKKISIHS
- a CDS encoding alpha/beta fold hydrolase, coding for MEIVTIDNRELAYVEQGKSQANTVVLIHGFCGSSDYWKKIIEPLSNTYHIIAIDLRGHGRSTFDGAAFEMEDLAKDVKALLDRLGLHSVYLFGHSLGGYVTLAFAELFPESLKKYGLIHSTAYPDSDEGKAGRLKAIEKIQDLGIQAFIDGLIPNLFADKYLVENPTDVEDIKEIGYNTDPLAAMETLAAMRKRPDRNAIIDIQEIPFLLVQGQNDKVVPKDRAVNSSAPFVMVKDLDAGHMGMIENPDGLLSILTEFIGS
- a CDS encoding YppG family protein; this translates as MNQKINRHVPFEYAYMNSHASYPQDIHFQQHGRAFHPYMNMNQGWNGMMNQNHAAQMYGNENNQPYYQQQQAYSGYEQNQNYFHPQNAYKPNHQNVFQNPLQQQEEVYQPLMQNQNMQQQYMNPYPKQSFIPKKQGNMKGLMNSFKTQDGTFDFNKMIDTAGMMMNAMNQVTGVVKGVGGIFKV
- a CDS encoding YpzG family protein, whose protein sequence is MSYKDNLDSHSELFHHNWTRPKRSKSQVNGHTEISRNNLILRSNAKAHRW